The DNA sequence AAGAGCTTTTAAAATACGCTAAGCAATTCCAAATATCCATAAATCAGACACAGGCAAAGCAGATTGCCAATTACTTAAGAGGTAAACAGGTAAACATCTTCCAGGATTCAGAACGCTCCAAAATCATTAAGGAAATTGCCAAAATTGCCGGACCCGACACAGCAAGGGAAGTAAACAAGCTGTTTATGCAATTTACGAAATAGAAATGCGGAAAAGCCTTGCTCAGCCCCAACAAGCATAAGACGCTTGGGAATAGAAGGCGTTCTTTGCCTTCAATTCCCAAGTGGCTTATGACTCGAGGGGCTAGGCTTTGGAGCTGGACAAATTAAAATGCGGAGGCGGCTTGCCCAGAGACGACAAGCATAAGACGCCAGAGAATAAAAGGCGTTCTTTGCCTTTAATTCTCTGGTGGCTTATGACTCGAGTCTCTAGCCGCTGGAGCTGGACAAATTGAAATGCGGAAAAGCCTTGCTCATCAGAGGAACGTATACTCAAAACTTCAGTTTAGTCTGCAGCCTATACCCAATATAAAGAACCATAGATGTTAGTATGGGCTGTTGATTTCCGTTGCAGGCACTTCGCTTTCCGCGGGGCGAAGTTGAGCCTCCTCACGCTCCGCGCTGCGGGGTCTCAACTTTTTCGCTGCAATCCCGCTGGAGTCTACGTGCCTTCCACTGCAATCAACAGGGTTAATGTAATTCTTTTCTGCTTAACACCTAATCGGCAGGGAATGATTACCTCTTTAGCCTGAAGCCTCTCTCATAAAAAATACAGCTGCAGCACCCTGCAGCTGTATTTCATTTATTTGCCTTCCATGATGTCCGAAAGAAGGTTTTCATTGAATTCCTTATTCCTGAGCATCTCAATTTCGTATTTGTATGGAGGCATTTTGCTGTTCTTATCTTCCCCGACAAATGGCGTCTCAAGGATTTTCGGGACTTCTGAAAGCTGCGGATGATGGACGATATAACTTAAAGCGTCAAAGCCGATATGTCCGTACCCGATGTTTTCATGGCGGTCCTTTTTCATTCCCCGCTCATTTTTGCTGTCATTGATATGAAGCACCTTCAGGCGGTCGAGCCCGACAATTTTGTCGAACTCATTCAAGACGCCATCAAAGTCTTCTACGATATTATAGCCGGCATCATGCGTATGGCATGTATCAAAGCAGACGGATAGATGATCATTATACTTGACCCCATCGATGATCATGGCCAGCTCTTCGAAGTTTCTCCCGCATTCAGAGCCTTTGCCTGCCATTGTCTCCAGAGCAATCTGGACATTTTCCTCGCCATTCAGGACTTCATTCAGCCCTTCAATGATTTTTTTGATGCCCTCTTCTGTTCCTGCACCAACATGCGCACCGGGATGAAGGACGATCTGTCGGGCGCCGATTGCTTCAGTCCGGTCTATTTCCGAACGCAGAAAGTTGACTCCCAGCTCAAAGGTCGAAGGATTTGTGGTATTTCCTATATTGATGATATATGGGGCATGGACAATGATATTGTCAATTCCATTGGCCTCCATATGGCGCCTGCCTTCCTCAATATTCAAATCCTCAATCTTTTTCCGGCGTGTATTTTGAGGGGCTCCTGTGTAAATCATGAAAGTGCTGGAGCCGTAAGATACAGCTTCCTCACTTGCGGCAAGGAGCATTTTTTTCCCGCTCATCGACACATGCGAACCAATTTTAAGCATTTCATTCTCTCCCTCCGGCAGCCTGCCTTTATTTCTTTTTAAGCCTTCTTTGGCGTTTCTTGATGCTCTCTACTTCTCTTTGTATTTTCTTTTTATAGCCTGGCTTTACATTTTTCGGTTTTTTCACACGGGATTGAGCATGGGCATCAATCTCATCCGTCTGCCTTTGCCGCTTTTTCCGTCTATTGCGGTCGCCCAAATCAATCCATTCACCCTTTTGAAGATCAACATGCTTGAACTCGATCCCCAGCTTTTCCAGCCTGTTCAGCGCATCTTCATCTGACGTATCATAAATCGTGAGAGCGATGCCGGAAGATCCTGCTCTTGCCGTGCGGCCTACACGGTGGATGTAAAAGTCCAGATCGGTCGGCAGCTCATAATTGATCACATGGCTGATTCCCTGGATATCGATGCCTCTGGCAGCAAGATCGGTCGCAACAATATACTGGAATTCCAGATCCATAATCTGCTTCATCATCTTCTTGCGCTCACGAGGGCTGAGATCTCCGTGAATGCGGCCTACTTTTAAGCCTTTTTGCATAAGGGCATCTGCGACTTCATCAGCCTTTTTCTTAGTATTTGTAAAGACGATCGCCAAATATGGATTAAATGCCTCCAATGCACGAAAGACAATTTCCGTCTTATTTTTGTGCTTTGAAGGGAGCAGATAATGCTCAATTTTTGCAGCTGCAATCTGCTTGGGCTCTATTTGGACGAATTTTGGATTTTCCAGATACTTTTTCAGAAATGGCTTCAGCTTTTCCGGGATTGTTGCCGAGAATACAAGCATTTGAAGCTTTTCAGGCATCTTGCCTGCAACCTGGTCTACATCTTCAAGGAAGCCCATATCCAGCATCAGATCAGCTTCATCCACGACCAGCATTGAAGCGGTATGGACGAGAAGTGCATTTTCCTTGACCAGGTCGTTGATCCGGCCCGGTGTCCCTACTACTACCTGGGGCTGCACTTTCAGCTTCTCAATTGTCCTCTGTTTATCTGTTCCCCCTATAAACAGTTTGGAGCTGATTTCCTCATCGCCATCAGCCTGCTCTGTTACTTTAAGTACTTCCTTATGGATCTGGGTGGCCAGCTCCCTTGTCGGAGCAGTTATGACAGCTTGTACCCCCTGCCTCGAAGGATCAATTTTCTGAAGGATCGGCAAAATATAGGAATGAGTCTTCCCGGTGCCTGTCTGGGACTGTCCAATCGCACTATCCCCTTTAAGGATAATCGGGATCAGGCGTTCCTGTATTTCTGTGGGCTCATAAAACCCGAGCTTTTTGACAGCTTCTATAATAAATGGCTTAAGTTCGTAGCGTTCGAATT is a window from the Bacillus infantis NRRL B-14911 genome containing:
- a CDS encoding deoxyribonuclease IV; amino-acid sequence: MLKIGSHVSMSGKKMLLAASEEAVSYGSSTFMIYTGAPQNTRRKKIEDLNIEEGRRHMEANGIDNIIVHAPYIINIGNTTNPSTFELGVNFLRSEIDRTEAIGARQIVLHPGAHVGAGTEEGIKKIIEGLNEVLNGEENVQIALETMAGKGSECGRNFEELAMIIDGVKYNDHLSVCFDTCHTHDAGYNIVEDFDGVLNEFDKIVGLDRLKVLHINDSKNERGMKKDRHENIGYGHIGFDALSYIVHHPQLSEVPKILETPFVGEDKNSKMPPYKYEIEMLRNKEFNENLLSDIMEGK
- a CDS encoding DEAD/DEAH box helicase; the encoded protein is MTETKFERYELKPFIIEAVKKLGFYEPTEIQERLIPIILKGDSAIGQSQTGTGKTHSYILPILQKIDPSRQGVQAVITAPTRELATQIHKEVLKVTEQADGDEEISSKLFIGGTDKQRTIEKLKVQPQVVVGTPGRINDLVKENALLVHTASMLVVDEADLMLDMGFLEDVDQVAGKMPEKLQMLVFSATIPEKLKPFLKKYLENPKFVQIEPKQIAAAKIEHYLLPSKHKNKTEIVFRALEAFNPYLAIVFTNTKKKADEVADALMQKGLKVGRIHGDLSPRERKKMMKQIMDLEFQYIVATDLAARGIDIQGISHVINYELPTDLDFYIHRVGRTARAGSSGIALTIYDTSDEDALNRLEKLGIEFKHVDLQKGEWIDLGDRNRRKKRQRQTDEIDAHAQSRVKKPKNVKPGYKKKIQREVESIKKRQRRLKKK
- a CDS encoding DUF2624 domain-containing protein; the protein is MKIFENIINHKVSTITTEELLKYAKQFQISINQTQAKQIANYLRGKQVNIFQDSERSKIIKEIAKIAGPDTAREVNKLFMQFTK